Proteins encoded in a region of the Zea mays cultivar B73 chromosome 2, Zm-B73-REFERENCE-NAM-5.0, whole genome shotgun sequence genome:
- the LOC100382953 gene encoding palmitoyltransferase ZDHHC20, with amino-acid sequence MYRSAGVAMAWNVFRFCTALRGLGSIMILLVLAIVGVTYYAVVLCNYGPALLTGGGTTLAALAVLLLFHFLLAMLLWSYFSVVLTDPGSVPPNWNLDFDAERGETAPLTSSEFSSQMNSQQSVALGNTANPRARYCRKCNQLKPPRCHHCSVCGRCVLKMDHHCVWVVNCVGALNYKYFLLFLFYTFLETTLVTLSLLPHFIAFFSDIEIPGSPAALATTFLTFVLNLAFSLSVFGFMIMHISLVSANTTTIEAYEKKTTPHWIYDLGRKRNFAQVFGNDRKYWFIPAYSEEDLRRIPALQGLDYPVSETRF; translated from the exons ATGTACAGATCGGCGGGGGTCGCGATGGCGTGGAACGTGTTCCGGTTCTGCACGGCTCTCCGTGGGCTGGGTTCCATCATGATCCTACTCGTCCTCGCCATCGTCGGCGTTACCTACTACGCTGTCGTCCTCTGCAACTACGGCCCCGCCCTCCTCACCGGCGGCGGCACCACTCTCGCCGCGCTCGCTGTCCTGCTCCTCTTCCACTTTCTG CTTGCTATGCTTTTATGGAGTTATTTTTCTGTGGTGCTCACTGACCCTGGTTCTGTTCCACCAAATTGGAATCTTGATTTTGATGCGGAGAGGGGAGAAACTGCTCCTCTCACTAGCTCAGAGTTCAGTAGCCAGATGAATTCACAGCAATCTGTGGCTCTTGGCAATACGGCAAATCCAAGGGCTAGGTACTGTAGGAAATGCAACCAGTTGAAGCCACCTCGGTGCCACCATTGCTCTGTTT GTGGAAGATGTGTTCTTAAGATGGATCATCATTGTGTGTGGGTGGTTAATTGTGTTGGGGCACTGAACTACAAATACTTTCTTCTGTTCCTG TTTTACACCTTCCTCGAGACAACTCTTGTCACACTCTCTTTATTGCCTCACTTCATAGCCTTCTTCAGTGATATCGAGATCCCAGGAAGTCCTGCAGCACTTGCAACCACATTTCTCACCTTTG TGTTGAATCTGGCCTTTTCCTTGAGCGTTTTTGGTTTTATGATTATGCATATTTCACTTGTTTCGGCTAATACGACGACAATTGAG GCATATGAGAAGAAGACAACTCCACATTGGATATATGATCTTGGCCGGAAGAGGAATTTTGCTCAG GTTTTTGGAAATGACAGAAAATATTGGTTCATCCCTGCATATTCAGAAGAGGATCTGAGAAGAATTCCAGCTCTACAGGGTCTTGATTATCCTGTCAGTGAGACCAGATTTTGA